From one Syntrophorhabdaceae bacterium genomic stretch:
- a CDS encoding pilus assembly protein N-terminal domain-containing protein has translation MRKLFLGLLFIATFITFLPFNGYSADDVEEELRLYIGQTKIISVSSPKRVAVGNPAIADVANIGKSDLTVVPKAVGATTLIIWDNFGEQSYRLKVFAEDTSELKHRIDNMLKKLNLPDVYTSAEDEEGKVALLGKVKRAADRERIATALGALKDKIIDLIVVKEEETVIEIDVQVIEINRGSQDTLGFTWPSSLSLTEVGSPGISAAGTTWGKLFHVVNETRAAFTLKLDALIKDGKARILSRPRVSCQSGKEAKLVVGGEVPVLSGSVTPGTSGSSSVGATTGGSVEYKEYGIILNVRPSIEDSGRIHLNLDVTVSEVGDVVSTTYALAYKMTKRTATTELFLDDGQTMALGGLIKKKSEEELNRVPWLSDVPVLGLFFRQRTISQGWSSDLSKADDTELFITLTPRVVDQKTPEKELKPSISGTPVLSDDDIKDPVVRYAKIIQRKILENLTYPVAAKEAGFQGTLKLS, from the coding sequence ATGAGAAAGTTATTTCTTGGCCTATTATTTATTGCTACTTTTATAACCTTCCTGCCTTTTAATGGCTATTCTGCGGATGATGTTGAGGAAGAGTTAAGGCTTTACATAGGACAAACCAAAATTATTTCAGTCAGTTCCCCGAAAAGGGTTGCCGTAGGTAACCCGGCGATTGCTGATGTTGCTAATATCGGTAAAAGTGATCTTACAGTTGTTCCTAAGGCAGTAGGGGCTACTACTTTAATTATCTGGGATAATTTTGGAGAACAGTCTTATCGCTTAAAGGTATTTGCAGAAGACACCTCAGAGCTTAAACACCGTATAGACAATATGCTAAAGAAACTTAATTTACCGGATGTCTACACAAGTGCTGAAGATGAAGAGGGTAAGGTTGCACTTTTGGGCAAGGTAAAACGTGCCGCAGACAGGGAACGTATTGCTACTGCCCTGGGAGCGCTTAAAGATAAGATCATTGATTTAATCGTGGTTAAAGAAGAAGAAACGGTAATAGAAATTGATGTTCAGGTAATTGAAATTAATCGGGGATCCCAGGATACCCTTGGTTTTACCTGGCCGAGTTCTTTGAGTTTAACTGAAGTCGGTTCTCCCGGTATTTCCGCTGCCGGGACAACCTGGGGTAAACTATTTCATGTTGTTAATGAAACCAGGGCCGCGTTTACTTTAAAACTGGATGCCTTGATCAAAGATGGCAAGGCGCGTATCCTTTCAAGGCCGAGGGTTTCTTGCCAGAGCGGTAAAGAAGCCAAACTTGTTGTCGGAGGGGAAGTTCCGGTGTTAAGCGGATCAGTTACCCCTGGTACCAGCGGTTCAAGTTCCGTAGGCGCAACTACCGGAGGTTCTGTAGAATACAAAGAATACGGGATTATTTTAAATGTCAGGCCGTCAATTGAAGACTCCGGCCGTATCCATCTTAACCTTGATGTTACTGTTAGTGAGGTTGGGGATGTGGTGAGCACGACCTACGCACTTGCCTATAAAATGACTAAGCGTACAGCCACGACTGAGCTTTTCCTCGACGATGGGCAGACAATGGCCCTGGGAGGGTTAATCAAGAAAAAGTCTGAAGAAGAATTAAATAGAGTCCCCTGGCTTTCGGATGTGCCGGTATTGGGGTTATTTTTTAGACAGAGGACTATTTCTCAGGGATGGAGTTCAGATCTTTCCAAGGCTGATGATACGGAGTTATTTATTACTTTGACCCCGCGCGTAGTTGATCAAAAGACGCCGGAGAAAGAATTAAAACCATCAATTTCCGGAACACCTGTTCTTAGTGACGATGATATAAAGGATCCCGTTGTAAGGTATGCTAAGATTATCCAAAGGAAAATTCTTGAGAACCTGACTTATCCTGTGGCTGCTAAAGAAGCAGGTTTTCAGGGTACGTTAAAATTAAGC